Proteins from a single region of Oncorhynchus gorbuscha isolate QuinsamMale2020 ecotype Even-year unplaced genomic scaffold, OgorEven_v1.0 Un_scaffold_1669, whole genome shotgun sequence:
- the LOC124023653 gene encoding NAD-dependent protein deacetylase sirtuin-3-like: MTYFMSSPLVYKGRLYLYHTITSSTARFIKLKHQQQRTVFLASRQRDVHGLRPSQDRTVWWPGFRGLFCRGGVEDSKQQTLEDLTKNIRGGQYKRIIVMAGAGISTPSGIPDFRSPGNGLYDHVQQYNLPYAEAIFEINYFHHNPNPFFALAKELYPGNYQPNLTHFFIRLLHDKGQLLRMYTQNIDGLERLAGIPPEKLVEAHGSFATATCTVCLRVYKGEELRPDIMKGTVPKCPTCKGVVKPDIVFFGEELPPHYFSYLKDFPLADLLIIMGTSLEVEPFASLAGAVRDSVPRLLINRDLVGPFAWGTPRHNDVAQLGDVVGGVQMLADVLGWNHQLEALMAANAKKATEEEE, encoded by the exons ATGACTTATTTCATGTCCTCGCCACTGGTCTACAAGGGCAGGTTATATCTGTATCATACTATTACATCAAGTACAGCTAGATTCATCAAACTCAAAC ATCAACAGCAAAGAACAGTATTCCTCGCTTCAAGGCAAAGGGATGTTCACGGTCTACGTCCAAGCCAAGACAGGACAGTCTGGTGGCCTGGGTTTCGAGGACTGTtctgtagaggaggagtggaggactccAAGCAGCAGACGCTAGAGGACCTCACTAAGAACATCAGAGGCGGACAGTACAAGAGGATCATAGTGATGGCAGGGGCTGGGATCAGCACACCTAGTGGGATCCCAGACTTCAG GTCCCCTGGCAATGGTCTCTATGACCACGTCCAGCAGTATAATCTTCCTTACGCAGAAGCCATCTTCGAGATCAACTACTTCCATCACAACCCCAACCCTTTCTTTGCCCTGGCCAAAGAGCTGTACCCAGGCAACTACCAACCCAACCTCACACACTTTTTCATACGTCTCCTTCATGACAAGGGCCAGCTCCTCAGAATGTACACGCAGAATATCGACGGCCTGGAGAGAC TGGCAGGAATCCCCCCTGAGAAACTGGTGGAGGCACACGGCTCGTTTGCTACTGCTACCTGTACTGTGTGTCTCAGAGTCTACAAGGGGGAGGAGCTACGT CCTGATATTATGAAGGGGACAGTCCCTAAATGTCCCACTTGTAAGGGTGTGGTGAAGCCTGACATTGTCTTCTTTGGGGAGGAACTACCTCCTCACTACTTCAGCTACCTGAAGGACTTTCCCCTGGCAGACCTCCTCATTATCATGGGTACCTCTCTGGAG GTGGAGCCCTTTGCCAGTCTGGCCGGAGCTGTGAGGGACTCTGTCCCTCGTCTACTTATCAACAGAGACCTGGTGGGGCCCTTCGCTTGGGGGACCCCGCGACACAATGATGTGGCCCAGCTAGGGGATGTGGTCGGTGGTGTGCAGATGCTGGCTGATGTCCTGGGCTGGAACCACCAGCTGGAGGCTCTCATGGCTGCCAATGCTAAGAAG GCtacagaggaggaggaatga